From Triticum aestivum cultivar Chinese Spring chromosome 7B, IWGSC CS RefSeq v2.1, whole genome shotgun sequence:
GCTGCTGCTTCATCTACTTCTTGCTGCGCCACTAGTACTACACTAACCAGTTGAttagttgccgctaagtatagcagcaacgactcttgtggtttgggagcgacCAAAGTGGGCATAGAGGAAAGATAGGTTTTCAAATCTTGTAGTGTAGCATCcacctccggggtccactccacagGTCCTaccttcaagattttgaagaacggcaaggcatgCTTGGCAGTCTTGGAAATGAAGATGCTAAGTGCCGCAACAGATCCAGTCAAACGCCTCACGTCCTTAACTTTCTTGGGTGCTTGAATctactcgatagccttgatcttgtcggggttcgcCTCTATTCCCTAATGGGACACAgagaagccaagtagcttgccggaaggaacgccaaacatgcacttctctgggttcaacttcgggttgatcttgcgcagattagcaaaggTTTCTATCAAATCCTGAATGAGGGTTTATCTGTCCTTGAtgttgaccacaatatcatccatgtaagcttcaatgtttctaTACAGCTGGGACTCAAAGCCAATCAGGACTGCCTTTGCCAAAGTGGATCTGGCGCTCTTCAATCCAAAGGGCATCCTTACGAagtagtacgtgccacatggggtgatgaacaccgtcttctcttcgtcctccttggacataaagatctgACAGTATCCAAAATATGCATTCAGGAAAGAAAGAAGGTCACACCCgaaggtggaatccacaatctagTCGATGTGCGGTaggggaaatgggtccttcgggcatgccttgcTTAGATCCATGAAATCTACACAAAGCCTcaatttcccattagccttgcgcaccaccctagatttgctaaccatgttgaaTGCAGGACTCCTTTGACCAGACCagttgcctcaagtttcttgatctcctcggcaatTAATTGCttccgctccaaagcttgcttccggacattctgcttgacgggtcgggcatgagggcagacagcaaggtggtgcttaaTTACCTCCCTGGGACctccggggatatcagatggttgtcaggaaaacacatcaatattcgcccgcaggaaggcaacgagtgtgcttttctatttgtcatcgagggtggcactgatagtgaaggtACCGTCAGCGCCAGCCAACCCTACCGGGACCTTTTTCACAGCAGGTGCAACAGCCTAGggtctcttgctattggaactttCTGACAAGTCATCAACGGGCACAATGTACTCCGAAGAGGTATGTTTCCCGGTTTCCTTGCAGGCATCCTTActatctctcttctttttcttgctttccttGTCGAGAAAAGTTGTTTCAATTGCCTCTGCCGCGACTgcttcccggtacatcttgtccacgtaAATGATTGCTTCCTTCTcgtctgatggaatggaaatgatgcctatcggccttggcatcttcaaggtgttgtaggcgtagtgggacGCTGCCATGAATTTTGCTGAAGCTGggcgaccaaggattccattgtatgccagggggaggtcgaccacatcaaacagaGTCTTCTCAGTCTGGtaattcacccccccccccccgaatatcattggcaacgtgatcttccccttaggacgactcctgccggggttgattccttgaaaggtTCCAGTAACCTCGAGCTCTTCCTATGTTATCTAATGTTCGCTGATGACCTTTGGAGAAATCATATCCAACCcgaccccgccgtcaaccaacatcttcctaactttgaggttgtggattgttggtgagaccaacaatggcaagcaccctaccGCGATGGTGTGGTCAAGTTGGTCCTCTTCACCAAATACGATGGGCATGCAGGACCACTTGAGTGGCCTCCGTGAATCGGCCgctggctccatggcattgacttcatgtgcccactgtttaagttggcagtgagaggagtgcagagatgcacccctgtcaatgcacagggcgttagtggctttctggaactcctgcccgctggtttcctcttcatcccctctatcactcttatcattgcaatcttcCTTCTCACGGCCTCTAGCGGGTTTTCCTTGATTccgaggagccttgccggggcgtctagctccgccgcctcggcccttcccgcaTGTGCCActctgacctttctccttatcatgCTTCTCATATTCAGTCCTCTGCTTCTTGACGTGCTTCTCGACCTGATGACactcctggagatcgtggcccttggtctgatggatcttgcagtatgacccatcacctttcccagcctcactacaagaaatatgtcaactggtgaccttctgtcagtgaccctggaagaattggtcatagatctatgaccattttagaccaattggtcaaaagctgttcgggggggggggggctccaaaccctaaactataacgaccattttggttagaaaggtcgtaatttccttacacgaaatggtcataaagcatatagcactggtccgctgccttatttctagctgatcatgaccaatatagatggtcataaccttgtaaattatggtgggttgctatgactaggtgccacctcatctgttttgcctatgtgtcatgtccatgtggcagtttttgccctaggttgtgaagcaacctatatttctgtcattcccaaaattcccaaaataatatcataaattctttgggtcatatcttcgtcaaatatgtaaaaaaccttccttgcctagttcaaaaataattcaaaaatattcattttcctattatgttcagaaaaacactttgtgaaggaagtaccactttggcatgtccaaatggtatccattttctacagtgctttccaatgcccaaataaccatcctccaccaaatgctagctcaatccattcattattttgagcccagctttaacattcgtatttatgtccagtgtggtatttgcaaagcaagtaccacctaggctcctccttttgagctaaaaatttgtgaagacggtcttcttaatAATTGATCATCCTCAGcgaaaactcacgcccattagccatgtgcatttcccgtaccgctaatcaaacacttcactgcttattcatgtttgagcatcgatcggtctcctcgtgagaatattatgttgtgatttttcttcctagcacctacctggggagtgcccaacccactagacatgcctaggccgcccaaaacacatggcaacgccacggtcacgcggtgacctcgtagcgggcatgcgagtttatgcgctctagagttgggacCCTCATCCACCGTCCAAACCTGAAATAGGTacttatgattaaataggtacttatgtaactagaaatgatttttggaaaaaataaatagcaaactatgaggcagctgcagttcaaatttgacccactttctactgaatcggcgggaatttgtctttttcaccagaggtggatcaaaactttagacacccaaccattttgtcaattgtgcattaaatatggcctagtattttagaaaattgatttggtccaattttgcaacaaatatatggtaggtccttcgcaaaaaaaactcatttcaagcactcggaaaatggaaaatgaattttccgtgcatagaaaatgaaaactcccttaggcaacattgtttgtaattccaagatgcacccttgtgcacaatatgagatcatttgaacaaactatgccatgaatgtggccataagattgatcatttggcttgaaagccatgaatcttcacacatgatagatcattttttagaacacttttttaaaataatttccatattactagtttattatttttctgagaaacttggtcacatataatgacacaatgggaaggttttccaattttttgattttttttgaattttttatgcccgtttcaaaatgcggtcaaaacggcgggtgtgaccattcctagctagtggttgaatcttggaaaacttttgatgtttctcttcttaaaaatatacttatgtacctagaaatgattttttgaaaaaataatgatcaaactatgaggtagctgcagttcaaatttgacccgcttcctgctgaattagcgggaatttgtctttttcaccagaggtggataaaaacattttacacccaaccattttatcaattgtgcattaaatatggcctagtattttataaaatcgaTTCGGTCCAATTTtggaacaaatatatggtaggtccttcacaaaaaaaaactcatttcaggcactcggaaaatggaaaatgaatttttcgtgcaaagaaaatgaaaactcccttaggcaacatcaTTTGTAactccaagatgcacccttgtgcacaatatgagatcatttgaacaaactatgccatgaatgtggccataagattgatcatttggcttgaaagccatgaatcttcacgcatgatagctcatttttgagaacacttttttaaaatattttccgtattacaagtttactaTTTGTCCTAGAAACTTGATCACATATAaatacacaatgcgaaggttttccaattattttttgaattttttatgcccgttacaaaatgcggtcaaaacggcgggcttgaccgttcctagctagtggttgaatcttggaaattttttgatgtttctgtgattaaatagatacttatgtacctagaaatgatttctagaaaaaataaagatcaaactatgaggcagctgcagttcaaatttgacccacttcctactgaataggcgggaatttgtctttttcaccacagttggataaaaactttttacacccaaccattttatgaattgtgcattaaatatggcctagtattttacaaaattgatttggtccaattttgcaacaaatatatggtaggtccttcacaaaaaaactcatttcaggcactcggaaaatggaaaatgaattatccgtgcaaagaaaatgaaaactcccttaggcaacattgtttgtaattccaagatggacccttgtgcacaatatgagatcatttgaacaaactatgccatgaatgtggccataagattgatcatttggcttgaacccatgaatcttcacacatgatagctcattttttagaacactttttaaaaataatttccatattacaagtttattatttttcctagaagcttagtcacatataatgacacaatgcgaaggtttttcaattttttgattttcttgattttttatgcccgtttcaaaatgcggtcaaaacggcgggcttgactgttcctagctagtggttgaatcttggaaaacttttgatgtttctatgattaaatacaacttatgtacctagaaatgatttttgaaaaaaataaagatcaaactatgaggcagctgtagttcaaatttgacccgcttcctgctaaatcggcgggaatttgtcttttcaccagaggtggataaaaactttttacactcaaacattttatgaattgtgcattaaatatggcctagtattttataaaattgatttggtccaattttgcaacaaatatatggtaggtccttcacaaaaaaaactcatttcaagcagtcggaaaatggaaaatgaattttccgtgcaaagaaaatgaaaactcccttaggcaacattgtttgtaattccaagatgcggccttgtgcacaatatgagatcatttgaacaaactatgccatgaatgtggccataagattgatcatttggcttgaaagccatgaatcttcacgcatgatagctcattttttagaacacttttttaaaataatttccgtattacaagtttattatttttcctagaaacttggtcacatataatgacacaatgcgaaggttttccaattttttgatcttttttgaattttttatgcccgtttcaaaatgcggtcaaaacagcatGCTTGACCGTTCcgagctagtggttgaatcttggaaaacttttgatgtttctctgattaaatagatacttatgtacctagaaatgatttttggaaaaaataaaggtcaaactatgaggcagctgcagttcaaatttgacctgcttccaactgaatcggctggaatttgtctttttcacgacaggtggatcaaaactttttacacccatccatttggtcaattgtgcattaaatatgtcctagtattttagaaaattgacttggtacaattttgcaacaaatatatggtaggtccttcacaaaaaactcattttgggcactcgaaagatggaaaatgaaatttccgtgcaaaaAAAATGATAACTTCccgaggcaacattgtttgtcatttgaatatgcacccttgtggacaatataagatcatttgaacaaactatgccatgaatgtggacataagattgagcatttgggttgaaagccatgaatcttcatggatgatagctcatttatgagaacactttttaaaaaaaattgtcttattacaagtttattattttttctggtaacttagtcacatataatgacagaatgcaaaggttttccaattttttgattttttttaattttttatgcccgtttcaaaatgcggtcaaaacggcgggaatggccgttcctagctagtggttgaatcttggatttttctgggtgtttctctaattaaatagatactttagtacctagaaatgttttttggaaaaaataaagaagaagctatgaggcagctgcagttcaaatttgacccgcttccatctgaatcggcagaaatttgtcttcttcacgtgaggtggatcaaaagttttgacacccaaccatttggttatttgtacattaaatatggtctagtatttttgaaaaatgatttgatacaattttgcaacaaatatttggtatgtccttcacaaaaaaactcattttgggcacttgaaaaatgaaaaatgaattttcgtgcaaagaaaatgaaaagttccttattactattttgttatttttttcttctaaaaactaGGTCACATTTGATGACATGATGAGAAGGTTtttcatttatttcattttttccaaTTTCTCAGGTCAAGTAAATAGCTGAAATGATCTAACATCTTATTTTTAAATTTATTAGGACCAATTTAATTGGTCATAGTATTGTATTGCGTTGGATCCTCCCGGATCCAACAGTAGCCGTCACTGCTCGCCTCCCCCACCAACCCCACCTAAGGCGAAACCCTAGATGGCATCTTCCATccacccccgcctcctttctttctttctttctctccctcccccctcagtcctctcccctctcccccgatgcagatccccctcgtcctcctcgtcgccgccacCCACCCCTCTGAACCTCACCGCCACCCACCTCTGTCGCTGACTtcactctcccctcgtctccctcgtaCTCGACCAACCTCGCCGCCCGTGGGGCTCTCGCATCGCCGCCACTCCACGCCCGCGCATGACAGAAGAGAAGCCCGAGGTCCTCCTCCGATGCTTCTCTGCCTTACTCGCCCGCGGGGCTCTCTGCTCCACTTCGACTGGCCGGCGCAGACAGAAGAGAAGCCCTCGTCGGTCACAGGTCCTCGCCTCCGCCGTCGTAGCTCCAAACCCTCGTCGTTCGGATCCAGCCGCCGTCGCAGCTCTGAACCCTCGTAGTCCAGATCCAGCCGCCATCGCAGCCATGCCGTTCACCCTGCACCCTCGCCCTTTTAAGGGACGCATGCACCCCTCTTCGATTCATGATTCGTCCATGGTCTCACTGATCAGATCTGATTGACCGACCTCTGATTCATGTTGCAGGTGGCCACGGTCTCCGCCATCGGTGTCGCGGCATCGTCTAGGGAGCCTCGCGCGGGAGGCAGAGTGGCGAGCGCACATCTGTGCGTCACCGGCCATGGACCATAAGGATGAGCACTCCACCCACCCCGACcaggaggtcgaggaggaggaggaagaggaggccaagcGCCGGATCGGATGGACCTGGTCGTGCCCATACCATACGTCCCCGACGAGAAGGGCTACGCCTTCGCGCTCAAGGACGGCAGCACCTATAGCTTCCGCTTCTTGTTCATCGTCTCCAACAACATTGTGTCGGGGCTCAAGTACACCAACACCGTCTGGAAGACTGGAGTAAGAGgtgacaccacacacacacaccaacatGATCACCCCTCCTAATGTCGTTCTTTATCTGGTTGTTAGATCGTACTTGTACAGAAGTATGATTCTAGATCAAATTAACATGAAGGTTGAATATAGTACTCTTAAATTTGTTAAGTGACCTCGATTGTTCCTTTTGAATTCCACAGTAAATGATTCTCTGAAAGTTCCTGTGGTACTCTTGAGGAACATTTAAGACGTCAAGAAAAAGATATATAGGACATTTTAGATAACATAATGGCATCCGAACAGACCATATTTCCTTAAGGAGTGTATTATGTACTGATTTCTGCACCCAGTATAATTAATAACAACGTTTTGATAATTAGTGCTAAGTAATAATCACTGGAGATGTACCTGATCAAAATCCGAGTAGAAGGGTAATCGTTTCGAATAGCTCTGAAGAACATCCCATGATTTCTCAATGAGGCCCCACCAGCTGCACTATTACTTGGTGAATACTTTCAAAAAGTATGTCAGAACTTAGGAGAGTGTTAGCAATACGTTACCAATTTTGTGCAGTCTGAAACTCAGGTTGTTGTTTAGTTTCATATATCCATCCAGGAGCAAATATGGCAGTTGAGACATCATCTTTTTTAAGTAGATCAAGGGCAACATTTGTCTAGCAAAAAAATAACAGTTGGCAGTTTAATAGAATGCATTTGCAGTCGGGCACAATAGTTAGAAAGGCTGATCTACTACATTACTGTAGTATTCAATCAATGTTGTATAGCCAGCATGTTTTACAATAGTTGAGCATTCAACATTGGAGTATGCATCTATTTAACACTTAATATGCAGGGCAATTGTTGAGTTACACTCAGAATACCTTACTAATTTAGTTGCTAGTTTCGAAGCAGAGTATAGATAGGAAGGAATAAAATACACTACAGCAAGAATCATGAGTcgaaccaaaaagagagaagattTCACGTACATTCCATTTCCCACCACAGAAAGTATTTCGGCCGAAAACGTCAATACCCATGTACACATCATACTTCCGGTCACCAGCAGTTGTAGCTGAATCTCGTGGATACTTTTCCTACCAAAATCATCCCATAATTTTTAGGTAATCACTAAGGAGATATTGCGGGGGACCAGAAAAGGAAAAGAGGCGTACCTTCCATGTATAATTAACAAATAAGCCATCACACAAATCAAAGAATGGCTTGTTATGCTTGTTGAGCTTATCCTGCCAGTCGAGATCGCCACCCACTATAATTGCATCATACCTGTAGTAGGGCCAAGTAAAAGACGCCAAATAGTTCATAAAACAAGTTTCACAACTAACACCAGTCATGCTTATTGCACAGTAGGAAATACCATATGACTAAAGATCTAGGAACAACAGCATGCATTCTCTTGGTTAGATGATTGACAAACTCTTTCAGGTTATCGATGAACTGAATGTTGAGCTTATTTGCACTACATATGCAGATACTACATTTCCCTCCCGAATCTGACATCTGTATAACTAGATACTAGATACTAGATATGTGTGATCATTTTGTCTAACTATCTTCCTTGTGTATGCTTGTTCTTGAACTATAGGGCATAGAGGTTCTGCTGGTAACAAGTTCCGAATGTCGCCGGGTCTGCCGGTTGCAGCCACTGTCAACTGCGCTGATAACACTAGTGCCAAGAACCTCTACATCATCTCTGTGAAGGTAATCAAGGGGCGCCTGAACAGGCTCCCTTCTGCCTGCGTTGATGACATGGTTATGGCCACTGTCAAGAAGGGCAAGCCAGACCTGAGGAAGAAAGTCATGCCGGCTATCATTGTGAGACAGTGTAAGCCATGTCACCATaagaaagttggcgatgaagcaactgtgcatctcgtcccaggaggagatcgagccgggaggcagctTCAGGAGCCATGATCGGgtaccgtccttgagtgccatgggaaaccaattcgccatgactttctcgtcgccgttggccgcctcgatgctcagctcgtagagatgCAAGTACTCCGCAGGGTCctcggtgccgtcatagcgaggaggcaggtccgactTGAACTTGACTGTCCAGGCGACgatacgcagctcgggggtgaaggcgcggcagcctattGTGGTCACCGGGTGCCTTTGCTGACACAGAGCTTGCTCCTGATGGTACCCGCGCACCACTGCCATATGCAGTACGCGGTCTTGTCGCATcggtgcagggagcacgggggcgccttcttgaggctgagggatttcttgacagcttctttcttctcgCGCGGGCACCGGACACGGTGGGTCACGCCCAGGGGTCGCGCGCCTTGGCGCCCTggtgccgtcttggggcagaggtggtggaggtgctccatgagccacgtcgcccgtacctggcggagggcgaggcaacaAGAGGGACGGCGTGGGAGAGCCCCCTGTGGCACTGACGAGCTCAGTGATGTGAGCAAGCcattcctcgtagaggtcatcgacaggGCGGAAatgcaggagctcgtgcgccataaGCAGTAGGGTCTGCGCGTCGGTGGGGGCGCGCCGAGCATGGGACGATGAGCCGGCTGGGGAcaacgatggagtggcggtgccGCCGTCCCactgcaccgaggggtgcagcgaggatgcttcaTCCTTGTTCCCCGCCGgtccggtggcggcattggcggcaggcgacggagaatgaCGGGGAGGTTCGCCGACAGGAGCCGTTTGGGTGACGCATGCGGTGAGAGTGGCCCGGTGCTCCGTGCGGGCTTGGcgggcgtcagacatggatgcgacgaagcgatgggacgcggatcagcggaaggaagacttcggcgcacccctacctggcacgccaaatgtcggatttagggttccggcaaaacccttaaggttcgaacactagggtgcgcacgaagatttccccctactgaATATCGCCCTCAGCCTCTCTACGATCTCTAAGCttaactcgatgaactcacaacacaagagacacaagatttatactggttcgggccaccattgtggtgtaataccctactctagtgtggtggtggtggattgcctcttgggctgatgatgaacaatacaagggaagaacagcctcctaaggagaggtgtacttgtgcttggtgggtgcgaGGATGAACTGAGTTTGTTCCAGTctcccttctactatggtggctagtcttatttatagaggccctggtcctctccccaaatattgagcgggaagggatccaacaacggccaatttgaagggggagagctagtacaagctatcctgactaaaggtggtcttcgcctgtcaaaggcgctggtggtgacgccctcTTGTGCTCCATGATGACCTTCGTCCTGTCgacctactggtcttggtcttgttgcactgatatggaaacctttgcctaatgcctcggtactccgtgcctgcgcttgcccccttatcACCAAAGggaaaacaaggacactgcgtgttggcgcccgcctggccttggtcttcatggcttgcgtcacgggaacctcacgag
This genomic window contains:
- the LOC123159391 gene encoding 60S ribosomal protein L23-like; this encodes MDLVVPIPYVPDEKGYAFALKDGSTYSFRFLFIVSNNIVSGLKYTNTVWKTGVRGHRGSAGNKFRMSPGLPVAATVNCADNTSAKNLYIISVKVIKGRLNRLPSACVDDMVMATVKKGKPDLRKKVMPAIIVRQCKPCHHKKVGDEATVHLVPGGDRAGRQLQEP